The following proteins are encoded in a genomic region of Fusarium oxysporum f. sp. lycopersici 4287 chromosome 1, whole genome shotgun sequence:
- a CDS encoding ER lumen protein retaining receptor: MPLNVFRVAADFSHLGSIFILLHKMVQLNSCSGISFKSQTLYMLVYITRYLDLFKTDSIYNFIFKIMFLGSQGYIIYLMTNAYKPTNDPNVDTFRVQYLLAGAAVLAIVFPYHYTISEILWAFSIWLESVAILPQLFMLQRTGEAETITTHYLFALGSYRALYIPNWIYRYFAETNHKVDTIAIVAGIVQTVLYSDFFYIYYTKVMKGKKFKLPV; encoded by the exons ATGCCTTTGAACGTTTTCCGAGTCGCTG CGGATTTCTCGCATCTCGGCTCCATTTTCATCTTGCTTCACAAGATGGTGCAGCTTAAC AGCTGCTCGGGTATCTCCTTCAAGTCGCAGACACTCTACATGCTTGTCTACATCACCCGCTATCTTG ATCTCTTCAAAACCGATAGCATCTacaacttcatcttcaagatcatgTTCCTTGGCTCCCAAGGTTACATCATCTACCTCATGACCAACGCCTACAAGCCTACCAACGATCCCAATGTCGACACCTTCCGAGTACAGTACCTCCTCGCTGGAGCTGCTGTCCTCGCCATCGTCTTCCCCTATCACTACACCATCTCCGAGATTCTGTGGGCCTTCTCCATCTGGCTCGAGTCTGTAGCTATTCTTCCTCAGCTCTTCATGCTCCAGCGCACCGGCGAGGCCGAGACCATCACCACCCATTATCTCTTCGCTCTCGGCAGCTACCGCGCTCTGTACATCCCCAACTGGATCTACCGATACTTCGCCGAGACTAACCACAAGGTCGACACCATCGCTATCGTTGCTGGTATCGTCCAGACCGTTCTGTACAGCGACTTCTTCTACATCTACTACACCAAGGTCATGAAGGGCAAAAAGTTCAAGCTCCCCGTCTAA